From Jaculus jaculus isolate mJacJac1 chromosome 19, mJacJac1.mat.Y.cur, whole genome shotgun sequence, a single genomic window includes:
- the Asb17 gene encoding ankyrin repeat and SOCS box protein 17, with amino-acid sequence MNNSFKLCHKASFPRGNIFCNLIDRIVKRPSLQFLGQWGYHCYEPRIYRTLAKILRYVDLEGFDILLTDYIAFVEKSGYRFEFNFNLEFTEICVNTILYWVFARKGNPDFVELLLKKTKDYVQDRSCNLALIWRTFTPVYCPSPLSGITPLLYVAQTRQSNILKILLQYGILEREKSPINIVLTILLYPSRVRIMVDHELIDIQEDAKTCLVLCSRVLPAISIREIETQLSLGRRPIIPNWLDFIPSTRYKDPCELVHLCRITIRTQLLANNMLPNGIFSLLIPARIQSYLNLES; translated from the exons ATGAATAACTCTTTCAAGTTATGTCACAAGGCTTCTTTTCCAAGAGGCAATATATTCTGCAATCTCATTGACAGAATTGTTAAGAGACCCTCCTTGCAGTTTTTGGGTCAATGGGGTTATCACTGTTATGAACCCAGGATTTACAGAACCCTGGCAAAAATCCTGAGGTATGTTGACTTGGAAGGCTTTGACATACTACTCACTGACTATATAGCATTTGTGGAAAAATCAGGATACCGTTTTGAGTTCAAttttaacctggaatttactgagATATGCGTGAATACAATTCTATACTGGGTTTTTGCCAGAAAAGGTAATCCTGACTTTGTGGAATTGCTTCTCAAGAAGACGAAAGATTACGTTCAAGACAGAAGCTGCAACCTGGCACTGATATGGAG AACTTTTACACCAGTCTACTGTCCAAGCCCATTGAGTGGCATCACACCTTTACTCTATGTGGCTCAGACAAGACAGTCGAATATCTTAAAAATACTCCTGCAGTATGGAAtcctagaaagagaaaaaagtccTATCAATATTGTCCTGACAATCCTGCTCTACCCTTCGAGGGTAAGGATAATGGTTGATCACGAGTTGATCGACATCCAAGAAGATGCCAAAACGTGTCTAGTGCTGTGTTCCAGAGTGCTTCCTGCCATCTCCATCAGGGAGATAGAG acaCAGCTGAGTTTAGGGAGACGGCCAATCATTCCCAACTGGTTGGACTTCATTCCTTCCACCCGATACAAGGATCCGTGTGAACTAGTACACCTCTGCAGAATAACCATCAGGACTCAACTGCTGGCCAACAATATGCTCCCAAATGGAATATTTTCACTTCTAATTCCAGCTCGTATACAGAGCTACCTCAATTTAGAAAGCTAG